Genomic segment of Kibdelosporangium phytohabitans:
ACTCTTGCCCTGAACAGCGACCCCACCAGGCGAAGCCTGCGCGATGGCCCGTTCGGCGACGAGCAGGGACTCGGAGTTGACCTGAGCGCTGGACAGCCCGAAGCCGACCTCCAGCGCGGACTGCTTCGGCAACTTCTCGGAGTACCCGGGAAGGATGGTGTTGGTGGGGGCGGACGACGGAAGGATGCGGACCATCGAAAGCGCGGTGCCCGCGTCCCCGATGGCATGCCCGAGCGGCTGCGGCCCGACAGGGCTGGAAGCAGGCGGGGAGTTCGGGTCCTTCGGCGGCGGAAGAGGCGTCGTCGAAGGCGGCTGAGCAGCGGCAGCAGCAGGGGCGACCACCAGCGCGAGCACGCCGACAACCACCGGCATGGCCAACGCAACCGGCATGCTTCTCCGCATAGAAACGTCCCCTCCTTGCGACCGCCGTCACATAACCCAACGACCAACCAGCGGATAGGTGACTCACCCACGCGGGTGGTCGTAAACCCGTCGACGGCACCCGCTACACTGGACAAGCACACGCCGCCTTAGCTCAGACGGCTAGAGCGACGCACTCGTAATGCGTAGGTCAAGGGTTCGATTCCCTTAGGCGGCTCCATCACTGACCAGGCCCTTCCCGGGATTTCGGGAAGGGCCTGAGTCTTGAGGGTTGCAGTTTGGGTTGCAGTTCTCATCGGTACGGGGCCGTTCAGTCCCAGAGCGCGGAGCCCATCAGGTCGGCCGCGTCACGCTTCGCCGGGTCGCTCACGTGCGTGTAAATCTGGGTGGTTCGGACGTCGGCGTGGCCGAGGATTTCCTGGATCGTTCGAATGTGGACACCCTGCTCAGCCAGCAGCGTCCCGGCCGTGTGCCGACCGTCATGGACCCGGACGTAGCGGACCCCGGCGGCCTTGAGCAGCTCGCCCCACTCCTCCCAGTCGTCCCGGGGGTCGATGGGCTTGCCGTTCGGCTGACAGAACACCAGGTCCCAGTCATCCCACAGGTCACCAGCGATTTGCCGCTCCTTGTCCTGCTCGATCTTCTGTTGCCGAAGTGCGAGCAGGAGGGGCTTGGGCAGTACACCGGTCCGCCGCCCCTTGCCCTTCGGCTTCCGAAAGACCATCCCGCCGCCCGTGCGTTCCGGGCATGACCTCGCATGTCGCGTGCAGTTCGCCGGGCAGGGAGGTGGACACCTTCTCTTGTGCAGCTTGCAGCCCTTCCGGCACGGTTTCCGCTTGTGCAGACGGTCGCCGCAGGCGTGCGGGTCTTCGCAGCCGTGCTTCCAGTTGTTGCGCTGGATCTGCCACCAGACCTTGAACGCGCCCGTCTCCAGGTCCACGTACTTCCACCGCAGCCCCAGGGCCTCACCTTGCCGCAGTCCGCAGGCGAGCCCGACCGACCACCTTGCCCCGTTCCGCCGCTTCTGGGCGACGTGCAGGACCTTCCTGGCCTCGTCAGCGTCCAAACTGTCCTGTTCGATGGGTTCGGCCGACGGGGCGTCGATCAGGTCCGCCACGTTCCGGCCGATCTTGCCGCGCCGCACGGCGATCTTCAGGGCGCGCGACAGGATGCGATGCACCTTCAAGACGTGTGACGCCGCCATTCCTTCCTTGAACATCACGGCGTACAGCGCGTCCAGGTGCTCGGGCTGAAGACGGTCGAGCCGGTGCTTGCCCAGGTTGGGCAGGATCCAGTTCCGCGCCTTCGACCAGTAGTCATCGTGCGTCTTGGGAGCGAGTTTCTGGACCGCGATGGTGTCGAGGTAGATGGTCATCCAGTCTTCGACCGTCGGGGCCTTACCGGCCTTCTTGACCGTGCCCGCGTCCCGTTCACGCTCCAGCACCTGAACCGCTTTGGTGGCGTCCGTTTCGGACCTTCGCTTGACGTGCCGACGGTCCGGCGAGCCATCGGACTTCACGCCCATGGTCACCCAGCCGTGCCAGACGCCGTGCTTGTCCACGTAGATCGAGGACCGACCATTGGGCTTCCTGGTCGCCATTACGCCGCCTCTCCGATCAGGCCATCGAGGTACTTCTGAATGGCCTTGGCAGGCACACGGCGGCTGGCCCCGATCTTCACGGACTCCAGCTCACCCGACCTGATCAGACCGAAGACGCGGGTGCGTCCGATGTTGAGCATCTTCGCCGCCTCTTCGACTCGGTACAGCTGCCTCTCCATGTCTTGCGCCCCCTCGTTCATGCCGCCGCCCCGGTTGCCGAAAGATCTGCCGCGAGTAGTGCCGAGTCGTATTCCGCCCGCCATCGGATGCGTTCGGCTATCGCGTGCATGAGCAGGTGATCGCGTGGTGGTGCGTTCTGGTCGGTTGGGTCGACCTTGCGCCAGATCAGTCGGGACGTGTCCACGACTGGCTTCACGATCCCCACGGCCGCGAGCATTTCGGCCACGAACGCCTTCCGGTCTTCCTTGTGGTCGGCCAGCGTCTTACCGGACCACTTCCGGGACACCAGGACCCTGCGACCGGGCAGGCCGAGTGTGGTCCGCTTGTGCGTTTTTCCCTTGCAGTGCCCGGGAATCGTCTTGCTGGTGACGCCCTTGGGGTTGATGCCGTAGAGCAGCCAGACCGCGCACTCGGGCGAGCACGGTGTGACCGCAAGCTCTGCCTGGAGACGGTCATGGTGTGCCGCTTGGCGTTCGCTGGTCGCTTCGATGACCTCGCCAGTGGACTTGGTGAGGTACTTGGTCAGGTAGCCGATGTGACGGCCTGCCTCGTCGGTGTCGCCCAGGATTCCCTTGGAATGGACCTGTACGCCGAATCGGGCGACGTGAGCAGGTTCGTCTACAGCGGACACCGCGTCATCCCAAGCTGTCAGAGGTATCCGTGTCGCTGAGTCGACAAATGTCTTTGTTTGCGTGTCCCACACGGGCAGCGGTTCGCCGTCCTGGTAGACGCGCTCGTCATGGTTTGGCCACCACACTTGGTGATAAGTGGCCGCGGTGACGAGTTTCAGCAGCTCATGCGGGATGGATCCACGGATTGCGGCGTGCAGGTGTGGAGCTGCCCGCTTCTGCGGTTCGACGGTGGCGAAGTACTGGACGTCCCAGCCGACGACCCGTCGCAGGTTCTGCCACCACCGGTCGACCAGCGAGGAGAAGTGCACTGCGTCGCGGGCTGCTCGTCG
This window contains:
- a CDS encoding tyrosine-type recombinase/integrase, yielding MATRKPNGRSSIYVDKHGVWHGWVTMGVKSDGSPDRRHVKRRSETDATKAVQVLERERDAGTVKKAGKAPTVEDWMTIYLDTIAVQKLAPKTHDDYWSKARNWILPNLGKHRLDRLQPEHLDALYAVMFKEGMAASHVLKVHRILSRALKIAVRRGKIGRNVADLIDAPSAEPIEQDSLDADEARKVLHVAQKRRNGARWSVGLACGLRQGEALGLRWKYVDLETGAFKVWWQIQRNNWKHGCEDPHACGDRLHKRKPCRKGCKLHKRRCPPPCPANCTRHARSCPERTGGGMVFRKPKGKGRRTGVLPKPLLLALRQQKIEQDKERQIAGDLWDDWDLVFCQPNGKPIDPRDDWEEWGELLKAAGVRYVRVHDGRHTAGTLLAEQGVHIRTIQEILGHADVRTTQIYTHVSDPAKRDAADLMGSALWD
- a CDS encoding replication initiator translates to MSAPATSVVKGHQTRADRMRVPLAADVVKATAEQHGVCTRPFTMEVGDQDTGELRYVAVPCGSTVESVCRPCAMKARALRITQCREGWHLVDEPDFTPEPPTADQKALLTLRADLFNAYQQAVTVGDLDEAEDLREEIARTDEELRQLGMRGRLPSPDAPAKKAVKRSTKRRQDAPDLPRRRVEKRTVGREFAGKYRPSMFVTLTLDTYGRVLDDGTPVNPNTYDYRRAARDAVHFSSLVDRWWQNLRRVVGWDVQYFATVEPQKRAAPHLHAAIRGSIPHELLKLVTAATYHQVWWPNHDERVYQDGEPLPVWDTQTKTFVDSATRIPLTAWDDAVSAVDEPAHVARFGVQVHSKGILGDTDEAGRHIGYLTKYLTKSTGEVIEATSERQAAHHDRLQAELAVTPCSPECAVWLLYGINPKGVTSKTIPGHCKGKTHKRTTLGLPGRRVLVSRKWSGKTLADHKEDRKAFVAEMLAAVGIVKPVVDTSRLIWRKVDPTDQNAPPRDHLLMHAIAERIRWRAEYDSALLAADLSATGAAA
- a CDS encoding helix-turn-helix domain-containing protein, encoding MERQLYRVEEAAKMLNIGRTRVFGLIRSGELESVKIGASRRVPAKAIQKYLDGLIGEAA